The Synechococcus sp. M16.1 genome includes the window GATCGGAGATCGAACGATGGAAGGTGCCAGGAGGGATGCGAAGGATGTCGCCACCACTCTCGAGCCGAACAATGTGAAACGGCTGCTCCCAGGCCAGGTTCACCAAGAAGAAGGTTCTGCCGCCACTGGCCGCCAGCAGATTGTCTTCCTGATGGGGATGCAGATAGAACTGCCAGGCTCCGCTCTCCGGATCGTTGGGAGGCGAGACCGCAGGGCCGCTGTGAATCACCAGGTCGCGCGCATTCGAGGTATCCACGGTGACGTCGAAAAAACGAACCGACGGGGTGTCGCGGAAGCGCTCGTAGGCCAGCAGTTCAAACATTTGGATGGATCCTTTTGGATCCTTCAGCTGCCCCGTTGTACCGAGAGCATCACGCAAAAACGGTGACGATCACGACGGTTCAGCCCCCCAGATACGCCATTTCCGCATGGGTTGACGCAGCAGCCGCTGGATCACGCTCCTCGCTGTAGCGGTCTTGACGTCGCTGCCAAAGCTGGCGCATGGCCTGCTCGAGGCGAGGCTCCGACGCCAGCGCAGGCTTGAGATCCGTGCCATTAGCGGAGAACAAACAGGTGAACGCCTGTCCATCGGCAGTGACGCGCAAGCGGTTGCAATCGCCGCAGAACGGCTCAGTGATGGAAGCGATCACACCGATGGATCCGGCGCCATCGCCATAGCGCCAACGCCGGGCTGTCCCACCCCTGAGGCGACCCAGCGGTTCAAGAGGCCAACGGGCATGAATGCGCTCCACCATCTGCGCCGCCGGCAGCACCTGCTCCAGCATCCACTGGTTGCGGTTGCCCACATCCATATATTCGATCAAACGCAGCTCGATCCCCTGCTGCCGCGCCAAAGCGGCCAAGGGCAACAGCTGATCGTCATTGATCCCCCGTTGGATCACGGCATTGAGCTTGAGC containing:
- a CDS encoding redox protein, coding for MFELLAYERFRDTPSVRFFDVTVDTSNARDLVIHSGPAVSPPNDPESGAWQFYLHPHQEDNLLAASGGRTFFLVNLAWEQPFHIVRLESGGDILRIPPGTFHRSISDPDGSVVLNQAVREEGASLVHEFRVYNSAEIPALMAATHSSAPKPQLHGVEPLLQAA